The Rhizoctonia solani chromosome 14, complete sequence genome has a segment encoding these proteins:
- a CDS encoding Retrotransposable element Tf2 protein — translation MATYLGPQLLTTTPIKLGEVSLEQVTCLLLGLLSQVENIERKLEEVKEAGIKTQTNIKNISQTGPRTPETKALVVEATPRPLPKIEPIGLVSGPSFWPKQPKGLPIFAQPAPRTLPLQVPSPPPSLCLQSPIRAPALPPPAPAAAYPAPVKDNAYTGKIGSKAKQWLTRMLAWTRLNLWMFPTNQEVLSFLLMNMKDSAGAWAHPHLDQLGLHQAIIQMVEGFKLEFLAAFGNPDATRAAEWKITTLTQSGTCADYITKFRTLEMELDWNNAALRGQFAQGLHWEVSQQIATRKHRPCTLLELQNAALVIDNALCKERASHPPRDKIWNKFRGIKCVYNSTGQPTTGSKRLSNNPNFVLEEEQNCRHAAGACIKCGKMGHKFAECCTGWKATPIEDKGKAKETAKIGKEYGPKAGKD, via the exons atggcaacct ACctgggaccccaactttTGACAACCACCCCTATCAaacttggggaagtctcccttgaGCAGGTCACctgcctcctccttggcctcctcagcCAAGTTGAGAACATTGAGCGGAAACTTGAAGAAGTCAAAGAAGCAGGAATCAAGACCCAAACCAACATCAAAAATATATCACAAACa gGGCCAAGAACCCCAGAAACCAAGGCCCtggttgtggaagcaacaCCACGCCCCTTACCCAAAATtgagcctattggattggttaGTGGGCCCTCCTTCTGGCCCAAGCAACCAAAAGGGCTCCCCATATTTGCCCAGCCAGCACCAAGGACACTACCCCTGCAagtcccttctccccctccatctctgtgtctccaatccccaatcaGAGCACCTGCCCTTcctcctccggctccagctgCCGCCTACCCCGCCccagtcaaa gacaatgcctatacaggcaagattgggagcAAAGCTAAGCAATGGCTAACCcggatgttggcctggacccgcctAAACTTGTggatgttccccaccaatcaagaggttctatccttcctcttgatgaacatgaaggactctGCCGGGGCTTGGGCCCAtcctcaccttgaccagcttggttTGCACCAGGCCATTATCCAAATGGTTGAAGGATTCAAGTTGGAATTCCTGGCAGcgtttggcaaccctgacgccacaagggctgcCGAGTGGAAGATTACAACCcttacccagtccggcacatgcgcggactatatcacaaagttcaggaccctggaaatggaactggactggaacaacgcagcccttagaggccagtttgcccaaggcctccactgggaggtcagccagCAAATTGCCACCCGCAAGCACCGCCCTTGTACCCTCCTagagctgcagaatgcagcacttgtcattgataATGCTCTTTgcaaagagcgtgctagccacccaccaagggata aaatttggaataaattccgtggtatcaagtgtgtctacaacagtacCGGTCAGCCAACTACTGGTTCAAAGAGACTTTCCAacaatcccaactttgtgttggaagaagagCAAAATTGCCGCCACGCCGCTGGCGcatgcatcaagtgcggaaaaatgggccacaagtttgcagagTGCTGCacaggctggaaggctacccccattgaggacaaggggaaagccaaagaaactgccaaaattggcaaagagtatGGACCCAAAgcaggaaaagactaa
- a CDS encoding Retrotransposable element Tf2 protein, whose translation MSPLFTISIRPEKKAESLEVLIDSGATSSFLHPRTAELLRLPLIDLPTPRTVTMLDGSSPQAGKIWKKAALTFTYDGKQMTETFLICNTGSHAAILGLKWLDAHNPEIDWNLRTLTFPHTPPEQVAIAEEEEADKNPLEGVPSKYHQYAKVFGEEEFNKLPPHRHYNIAIKLTEEGPLNSPLYSMTDAESATLRDWLRDKLKAGKIRPSKSSISSPVMFVPKKDGSCRLVVDYRRLNNRTKKNVYPLPRPDDLMAQLRGAKVFTKLDLRWGYNNVRVREEDEWKTAFRTKYGLYKSLVMTFGLTNAPAAFQHFMNKLFKDLLDVCVIIYLDDILIYSKDDASHTQHVHEVLKRLMENQLFCKASKCTFHVTSVEYLGIIVSDKGFSLDKLKIQAVQEWPVPTKVKEVQLFLGFANFLCCFVANFSHIARPLHNLVKKDIPWKWEVREQEAFQNLKDAITNAPVLCHANPTKPYFLETNASGAALGSILSQRQEDGRLHPLGFLSESFKGAEQNYNTHDKELLAIIWSFEYWRIFLEGTLHPITVFTDHRNLEYWKESCTFNRRHARWHLLLAGYNFQIVYRPSKQSGKPDALSRQSDHADIPPADQTMIPDPVFANVALVTPEKELQRQIKASLDQDESLEEILQFLQNKSKAPPSIKRAFKDYEMEASLLFYQGQIVVPDVGTLRTDLLRIFHDSPLAGHPGRQRTLELVSRNYYWPGIRSDTYWHVDSCETCQRIRKPKYASIPPQPLELPTRPWQHVSYNMIVDLPKDGNHNSILVIINSFTKYGIFVKCSKKLKAPELAELFLEHVWKRHGMPEKTVSDRGRVFNNKFLKALYKRLGIDPHFSSAYHPQSDGQTEQVNPSIEHFLRAYSGVNQQDWTKWLPMAEFAYNNAVHSSTGKTPFKALYGWEPTLTPSNVPTDVPEADELAQTMEAQWKEVESALRQAKQRMTAGESGSPTEFEIGEEAWLDAKNVNLKTLSPKLTEQRLGPFKVTEKISDRAYRLELPPTMRIHNVFYIGLLSKVKRDNKRTFENRPPPVTVDGEEEYEVEGITDAKERDGKWFFRVKWKGYGSKENTWEPQENLKNAKKNFGKIRKGNEKEGPQRCQGP comes from the coding sequence ATGTCACCTCTCTTCACCATTTCGATCAgaccagagaaaaaagcggaatcactagaagtcctgatagattcaggtgccacctcatccttccttcacccccgtaccgcggaactactccgcctacCACTCATTGATCTCCCTACACCCCGTACCgtcactatgcttgatgggtcaagcccccaggctggcaaaatctggaagaaggcagccCTCACCTTCACCtatgatggcaaacaaatgaccGAGACGTTCCTGATCTGCAATACAGGATCTCATGCCGCCATCTTAGGACTAAAATGGCTAGACGCCCAcaacccagagattgattggaacttaCGCACCCTAACCTTTCCCCACACTCCACCGGAACAAgtggccattgccgaggaggaagaagcagacaagaacccccttgaaggagtcccctcaaagtaccatcaatacgctaaagtatttggagaggaggaattcaataagcttccccctcatCGGCATTACAATATTGCCATCAAACTCACGGAAGAAGGACCCTTGAACTCTCCACtgtatagcatgactgatgccgaaTCTGCTACACTGagggattggctcagggacaaactcaaggcaggcaaaatccgccccagcaaatcTTCCATCAGCTCTCCcgtaatgtttgtacccaagaaggatggttcctgcCGTTtagttgttgactaccgccgcttgaataaccggaccaagaaaaacgtctatCCCCTACCCCGACcagatgaccttatggcccagctccgtggcgccaaggtctttactaaGCTAGACCTAaggtggggttacaacaacgtccgtgTTAGGGAAGaggacgaatggaaaactgccttccgcaccaagtatggcctttacaagtccctggtcatgactttTGGCCTGACGAACGCACCCGCAgctttccaacactttatgaacaagtTATTCAAAGACTTGCtcgatgtatgcgtcatcatttaccttgatgatatccttatttactccaaggatgacgcatcacacacgcaacacgttcatgaggtcctaaAGCGGTTAATGGAAAACCAGCTATTCTGCAAGGCGTCAAAATGTACCTTtcacgtcacctctgtggaatatcttgggatcattgtctccgataagggttttagtctggataagctcaaaatccaggcggttCAAGAATGGCCGGTACCCACTAAGGTTAAGGAAGTTCAGTtgttcctaggctttgccaacttcctttgttgctttgtcgccaactttagccacataGCCAGGCCGTTGCACAACcttgtcaagaaggacataccctggaaatgggaagtAAGGGagcaggaagcattccaaaaTCTAAAGGATGCTATTACCAACGCACCGGTATTGTGCCACGCCAACCCCACCAAGCCGTACTTCCTTGAGACCAATGCCTCAGGCGCAGCACTGGGTTCCATTCTAAGCCAAAGACAGGAAGATGGGCGTCTCCACCCACTAGGGTTCCTGTCAGAATCCTTCAAAGGCGCCGAACAGAATTACAATacccacgacaaggaactcctggccatcatttggtcatttgaatactggcgtatCTTTCTGGAAGGGACCCTGCATCCAATCACcgtcttcacggatcaccggaacttggaatactggaaggaatcttGCACTTTCAATCGCCGCCATGCccgatggcacctactactgGCTGgctataacttccagattgtatACAGACCCAGtaaacagtcagggaagccagatgcACTGTCACGCCAATCAGACCATGCCGATATTCCCCCCGCGGATCAAACCATGATCCCAGACCCCGTATTCGCCAATGTTGCCTTGGTTACACCAGAAAAGGAGCTACAACGCCAAATCAAGGCTTCCCTGGATCAAGAtgagtccctggaggaaatcctccaattcttacagaacaagtccaaagcgcccccctccatcaaacgcgcgttcaaggattatgaaatggaggcCAGTCTGCTGTTCTACCAAGGGCAAATTGTAGTTCCGGACGTCGGAACACTAAGAACGGACCTACTCCGCATTTTTCacgacagccccttggcaggacacccaggaagACAGCGTACTCTAGaattggtatcaaggaattactactggccaggtATCCGTTCAGACAcatattggcatgtggactcttGTGAAACGtgtcaacggatcaggaagcccaagtacgcatctatcccacctcagcctcTAGAGCTCCCTactagaccctggcaacacgtctcttacaacatgattgtggactTGCCAAAGGACGGAAACCACAATTCAATCCTGGTCATCATCAatagcttcaccaagtatgggaTATTTGttaaatgctccaagaaactaAAAGCACCGGAACTGGCAGAAttgttcctggaacacgtatggaaaaggcacggcatgcctgagaaaaCAGTTTCAGATAGGGGAAGAGTGTTCAATAACAAGTTCCTGAAGgcactgtacaaacgcctaggaattgacccccacttctcctcagcgtatcacccccagagcgaTGGTCAGACAGAACAAGTCAACCCTtccattgaacacttcctaagggcCTACTCAGGTGTCAACCAACAGGACTGGACTAAATGGCTCCCCATGGCGGAGTTCGCGTACAATAATGCCGTACACAGTAGCACAGGCAAAActcctttcaaggccttatacggatgggaacctaccttaaccccatccaacgtacccacggatgtcccagaagcggatgaacttgcccaaacaatggaggcacaatggaaggaggtAGAATCAGCCCTCCGGCAAGCCAAGCAACGGATGACAGCCGGGGAAAGCGGAAGCCCAACGGAATTTGAAATTGGAGAGGAAGCTTGGCttgacgccaagaatgtcaacctcaaaaccctgagtcccaagctaacagaacaacgcttGGGACCGTTCAAGGTTACCGAGAAGATCTCCGACCGTGCCTACCGGCTAGAACTTCCCCCAACAATGCGCATTcacaacgtattctacaTTGGACTCCTATccaaggtcaaaagggacaataaGCGTACCTTTGAAAACCGtccaccaccagtcaccgtggacggagaagaggaatatgaggtaGAAGGGATCACTGATGCCAAAGAAAGGgatggaaaatggttcttccgggtcaaatggaagggttatgggtccaaggaaaacacatgggagccccaagaaaacttgaaaaacgccaaaaaaaaTTTTGGAAAAATACGAAaaggaaatgaaaaagaaggccctcaacgctgccaaggcccttaa
- a CDS encoding Retrotransposon gag protein, translating into MATRSRSSARPLSPLDQGELGPTLPATAVESSSLEPKVYGEISLGQAISLILGLQNQILRLERELEETKEATKEAQDWMGAVDQALTRIEARGGNPHTPEDRKPPAIKATPRPLPKTNTLPAPSAPLVAWAAPSKAPPAFAHPTPVRAPPRVYTPPPPLPIRLRSPQIPQPAAPVAAYQTPVKVDHPDAYTGKIGNKAHQWLTRMLAWVRLNQRMFPTNQEVLSFLLMNMKDVAGAWAHPHLDQLGSHRALIQLVDDFRTEFLAAFGNPDATQAAEQQITHLSQTGTCAEYITKFRTIAMDLDWNDAALRGQFARGLHWEVSRLIATRERRPTTLLELQNTALVINNALQEERASHPPKGNKTGISTSTPNRGASTGQLANRPGRLSSNPNFVSEEEQNRRRAEGLCIKCGKTGHKFAECRTGWKAMPKEEGVKKEAAKVGKESGPKLGKD; encoded by the coding sequence atggcaacccgctcccggagcTCCGCTCGTCCCTTGtcccctcttgatcaaggagagctgggacccactcttccggcaaccgcCGTTGAGTCATCAAGCCTTGAACCCAAGGTCTACGGGGAAATCTCCCTTGgacaagcaatctcccttatcctgggattgcaaaatcaAATCCTCCGACTTGAGCGGGAACTCGAAGAAACAAAAgaagcaacaaaggaagcccaagactggatgggcgcagttgatcaagccctcactcgcattgaggctaggggtggaaacccccacacaccagaagaccggaaacctccggcaatcaaggccacgcccaggcccctacccaaaaccaacactcttccagcgcctagtgcgccccttgTCGCCTGGGCCGCCCCCTCCAAAGCTCCCCCCGCCTTTGCGCACCCAACTCCCGTCCGGGCTCCCCCGCGAGtctatactccccctccacctttgcctatccgCCTCCGTTCCCCTCAAATCCCACAACCagcggcccctgtagccgctTATCAAACCCCTGTCAAGgtagaccaccctgacgcctatacggggaaaatagggaacaaagcccaccaatggctcacgcggatgttggcatgggtacgtctgaACCAaaggatgttcccaaccaatcaggaggtcctgtcattcctcctgatgaatatgaaggacgtggcaggagcctgggcccacccccatcttgaccaactagggtcccacagggccctgATCCAATTGGTCGATGACTTCAggacggagttcttggctgcatttggcaacccgGATGCTACACAAGCCGCTGAGCAGCAAATCACCCACCTCTctcagacaggcacctgtgctgagtatattacaaagttcagaaccattgctatggacctggactggaatgatGCCGCCCTTCGcgggcaatttgcacgtggcctccactgggaggtcagccgcctcattgcTACCCGAGAGCGGCGCCCtaccaccctccttgagctgcagaataCAGCTCTGGTCATCAATAATGCCCTCCAAGaggagcgtgccagccacccgcctaagggtaataagACTGGTATCTCTacttccacccccaataggggggcgagtaccggccaattGGCCAACAGACCAGGACGCCTATCCAGCAATCCAAACTTTGTCtccgaggaggagcaaaaccgccgcagggctgaaggcctttGCATCAAATGTGGAAAAACAGGGcacaaatttgcggaatgccgcaccgGTTGGAAAGCCATGCCTAAGGAAGAAGGCGTCAaaaaggaagccgccaaagttggcaaagaatctggacccaaattgggaaaagactaa
- a CDS encoding Retrotransposable element Tf2 protein — MEPEPTLASLFEAIKTLTSQVGSLQAQIHSQGQQLSELKAICKETNNLVGNKDQGGAQAKPGPSTGPVTPPTHSGGKHTLQARLGLGSRPLSGHQEEQGSIQRKKRSPDAPKKSLAARLGASAPLPPLTRGPAGQKATQWLDRMMLWVALHRDQFDEEEQMVVWILYHMTDKAADWALPIIGTIIKGKGNPPTTITALTAKFKEAFADPDAKRAAARKIAALTQTTTTAEYVTKFRNLMAELDWNKEAYIAQFTRGLHWKVKELLSTKDSIPDNLEAIFAAAIKIDNIRRKNEENRPKKAPAKSPATVATSTTTTRVRLSEDPNYVTPEERDCCRASGLCVKCGQKGHGIKQCPNGWKATIKEVAKVAEEEDRIKFVNLGLDSNKKPLLFIDLYVQNFPAEPLKTLIDSGATLNFISPLIVEKYKIPKTQLKNPRVVRMLDGTISQTGCIWHQVHITVSANGHTHSIPFLVCPIGNTPAILGMTWLTAEAPLIDWQQGLITFPEQAQIASKEEADPDPLADLPPQYHEFAKVFGKEEFKVLPPHREYNIAIDLVPDAKLSPGPIYGMTDAESRALKQHIDEELATGKIRPSTSSAGAPVMFVKKANGSLRLVVDYRKLNDVTHKNVYPLPRQDDLMAKLRHAKVFTKLDLRWGYNNVQIKEGDEWKTAFRTKYGLFKYLVMPFGLTNAPAAFQHFMNDLFRDLINVTVVIYLDDILIFLEDPKDHPTHVREVLSRLLRNQLFCKLSKCHFHVTTVDYLGIIISPAGFSMDQKKIEAVTSWPTPKTVKQVQAFLGFVNYLRRFIPNFSLVARPLHNLTKKETPWLWEIQEEEAFQELKSLVTKSPVLIHSKPDQPYYLETDASGVAMGAILSQQGEDNRLHPIAYMSKSFSGAEANYDTHNKELLAIIKALEEWRIFLEATDKPVQVFTDHRNLEYWMQARTFNRQHARWRIFLSDFNFKIHYQPGKQLGKPDALSRQADYVDNPSEPEVMLPAEVFANTSQEELEIVTEVRAKLREDPSLDPIIQFLTKDADKAPPSIRKAYKDYDWEEDLLWYRGKLVIPDNEPLKDKLLREFHDSPLAGHPGQQRTLELLSRNYWWPGMKSTTKEWVECCPICQANRRAHAPVIALKPLEVPPYPFHTISYDFITGFLSWTSFPKSQGHDAILVVIDSFSKFGHFIPTSKKVTARGLADLFITHVWKLHGLPVKTVLDRGTTFTGKFLRALYQQLGVKPAFSLAYHPESDGQTERVNQFIEFYLRSYVAANHSDWAAWLPLAEYAYNNAKHAATGKTPFELVYGRSPVMNPSNIPANIPEADDVADTLAREWKEAKSALRLSKERMTRNQGTVPEYSIGEKVWLDGKNVELRTNSNKLDPKRLGPFKILEKISSHAYRLELPETLKIHDVFYVGLLSKSHKSPSQPFPEQPPPETIEGEEEYEVEQIIDSKHQRGKWFYLIKWKGYGPEDNSWEPKEVLEHSQEEIQRFNKSRLKKACDSAKSL; from the exons atggaaccggagccgaccctTGCCTCTCTCTTTGAGGCTATCAAAAccctcaccagccaagttgggtccttgcaggcccaaatccactctcaaggccaacagctctctgagctcaaagccatatgcaaggagaccaacaaccttgttggcaacaaggaccagggcggagcccaagccaagcctggcccatcgactgggcctgttacccctcctacccactcagggggGAAGcacacactccaggcacggttaggcctgggctcaaggcccctttcaggccatcaagaggaacagggttcgattcagaggaagaagaggagcccAGACgccccaaaaaagagccttgcagcacgcctaggagcctcagctcccttaccccctttgacacGGGGTCCAGC GGGCCAAaaagccacccaatggctggataggatgatgctctgggtagccctccatcGTGATCAATTTGACGAGgaggaacagatggttgtgtggatcctataccacatgacagacaaagctgccgactgggcactccccatcattgggacaatcatcaagggcaagggaaatccCCCTACCACCATAACGGCCTTAACCGCCAAATTTAAGGAAGCCTTTGCAGATCCCGATGCCAAGAGGGCTGCCGCCAGAAAGATTGCCGCGCtaactcagaccacaaccacggctgagtatgtcaccaaattccgcaatctcatggcggaacttgattggaacaaggaggcctatattgcccaattcacgcgcggccttcactggaaggtcaaggaactgctgtCTACCAAGGATAGCATCCCGGACAACCTTGAAGCCATCTTTGCAGCGGCcattaaaattgacaatatccgccgcaaaaatgaggagaatcgccctaaaaaggcaccagccaagtccccggccaccgtggccacctccactaccaccaccagggtccgcctatccgaggaccccaattatgTCACTCCGGAGGAACGGGATTGTTGCCGCGCATCAGGactttgcgtcaagtgcggtcaaaagggCCACGggatcaaacagtgccccaacggctggaaagccacgattaaggaggttgccaaggtggcagaagaagagg ATAGAATCAAATTTGTAAATCTAGGActagattcaaataaaaaaccactgcTCTTCATCGATCTATATGTCCAGAACTTCCCGGCAGAACCTTTGAAAACACTAatagactcaggagccacgttgaacttcatttcccccttgattgtggaaaaatacaaaatcccaaaaacccaactcaaaaatccacgagttgtgagaatgttagatggtaccatttcccagactggttgcatttggcaccaggtccacaTCACAGTTTCAGCCAATGGTCACACCCACTCCATaccttttcttgtttgccccattggcaacaccccggcaatccttggcatgacttggttaacggcagaagctcccctTATTGACTGGCAGCAGGGACTaatcaccttccctgaacaagcacagattgcctccaaggaagaagcggacccagatcctttagcagaccttccccctcagtaccatgagtttgctaaagtatttggcaaagaagaatttaaggtcctacCCCCTCACAGGGAATACAATATTGCAATAGACCTTGTTCCTGATGCCAAACTTTCCCCAGGGCCAATTTACGGAATGACCGACGCAGAATCAAGAGCGCTGAAGCAGcacattgatgaagaactggccacgggcaaaatccgtcctagtacctcctctgCCGGTGCTCCAgtaatgtttgtcaaaaaggccaaCGGTTCCCTCAGgctggttgttgattacaggaagttgaatgacgTTACCCATAAGAACGTATATCCCTTACCAAGGCAGgacgacctcatggctaaacttaggcatgccaaggtcttcacgaaattggacttacgctggggATATAATAACGTTCAgatcaaagaaggtgacgaatggaagacagctttTAGGACTAAATACGGCCTATTCAAGTACCTAgtgatgccctttggtcttaccaatgcccccgcagcgttccaacacttcatgaacgatctgtttagggacctcatcaacgtcactgtggttatctacttggatgacatcctgatcttcttggaagaccccaaggaccacccaacccatgtcagggaggtcCTATCACGGCTATTGAGGAATCAGctgttctgtaaactctctaagtgccacttccatgttacaacagtagattaccttggcatcATCATTTCCCCAGCTGggttctcaatggaccaaaagaagatcgAGGCCGTCACTTCCTGGCCCACGCCCAAAACTGTTAaacaggtccaagccttcctagggtttgtcaactaccttaggcgcttcattcccaatttcagcttggttgcccgtcccctccacaacctcacaaaaaaggaaaccccatgGTTGTGGGAAAtccaagaagaggaagcgtTTCAGGAGTTGAAATCTCTGGTTACTAAGTCCCCGGTCCTTATCCACTCCAAACCTGACCAACCGTATTACCTGGAAACCGATGCGTcaggagtagctatgggagccatcctaAGCCAACAAGGGGAGGATAACCGCCTTCACCCAATTGCttacatgtccaagtccttctccGGTGCAGaagctaattatgacacccacaataaggagctcctggctatTATTAAGGcactggaggaatggaggatattcCTGGAGGCAACGGATAAACCAGTACAGGTGTTCACAGACCATCGGAACttagaatactggatgcaggcaaggacattcaaCCGGCAACACGCaagatggcgcatattcctgagcgacttcaattTCAAAATCCACTACcaaccagggaaacagttggGAAAGCCAGACGCATTGTCCAGACAAGCAGACTATGTTGACAACCCCtcggaaccagaagtcatgctcccagcagaagtctttgcaaacacatctcaggaagaactggagattgtcacagaagtaCGCGCCAAACTAAGGGAAGATCCCTCCCTGGAccccatcatccagttcctgacCAAGGATGCTGACAAGGCTCCCCCATCAATAAGGAAGGCGTACAAAGATTAcgactgggaagaggacctcctcTGGTACCGGGGAAAATTGGTAATTCCAGACAATGAACCCCTGAAGGACAAACTCCTCAGagaattccacgactcccccctagcaggacatccaggtcagcaaagaacccttgaactcctaagtcgtaactactggtggcctggCATGAAGTCTACcaccaaggaatgggtagaatgttgtcctatctgccaagccaaccgacgCGCTCATGCccctgtcattgcccttaaacccctagaagtccccccttatccgttccacaccatctcttaTGACTTCATTACAGGGTTTCTGTCCtggacgtct ttTCCCAAGTCCCAAGGTCACGACGCTATACTGGTGGTAATagactccttttccaaatttggccatttcattcccacttccaagaaggtcacagcaaGGGGTCTGGCGGATCTATTCATTAcccacgtctggaaactccatgggctacctgtcaaaacagtcttggatagaggaactaccttcacggggaaattcctaagggcactttACCAGCAACTTGGAGTGAAACCAGCATTCTCTTTGGCTTATCACCCAGAGTCAGATGGGCAAACAGAAAgagtcaaccagttcatcgaATTTTACCTACGCTCCTACGTAGCAGCCAATCATTCTGATTGGGCAGCTTGGTTACCtttggcagaatatgcgtacaataatgccaaacacgCAGCAACAGGAAAAACACCCTTTGAACTGGTCTACGGACGAAGCCCAGTGATGAACCCTTCCAACATCCCAGCCAACATACCAGAGGCAGATGATGTAGCAGACACACTAGcccgggaatggaaggaagccaaGTCAGCCCTCAGATTAagcaaagaacggatgacCAGGAACCAAGGAACAGTACCGGAGTACTCGATAGGAGagaaagtctggctggatggaaaaaacgtagaactcaggaccaattcaaacaagttggaccccaaacgtcttggtcccttcaagatccttgagaaaatctccagccacgcctaccgcctagaactcccagaAACTCtaaaaatccatgacgtcttCTATGTTGGGTTGCTATCGAAGAGCCACAAgtcaccaagtcaaccatttccggaacaacctccccctgaaacaatagaaggagaggaggagtatgaagttgaacagatcattgactcaaaaCATCAACGgggaaagtggttctacctgataaaatggaaaggttacggtccagaagacaattcatgggaacccaaGGAAGTCCTGGAGCATAGTCaagaggagatccaacgcttcaacaagtcacgcctgaaaaaggcttgtgactccgccaagagcctttaa